A portion of the Fulvia fulva chromosome 1, complete sequence genome contains these proteins:
- a CDS encoding Respiratory supercomplex factor 1, mitochondrial, whose amino-acid sequence MSVPGNINTPPPPSSFDGDDEFYQESGWTKMQRRLKEEPLIPLGCALTVWALYEATRSIKSGDKYRTNRMFRRRIYAQGFTILAMVLGSAYYEGDRSKRKEYDGRVEENKKKERHDAWLRELEVRDQEEQELRAIRDRLMKGRTAEKQQYSETETRALEDQQKKQAGQNKGGFGEVRSALEESERRRPGRILDAAAELWERRR is encoded by the coding sequence ATGTCCGTCCCTGGCAACATCAACACACCGCCACCGCCTAGCTCTTTCGACGGAGACGACGAGTTCTACCAAGAGTCAGGATGGACCAAGATGCAGCGCCGGCTCAAGGAAGAGCCCTTGATCCCTCTCGGTTGCGCCCTCACAGTGTGGGCACTATACGAAGCGACACGAAGCATAAAGTCCGGCGACAAGTATCGGACAAATCGCATGTTCCGACGACGTATCTATGCCCAAGGTTTCACCATTCTGGCCATGGTCTTAGGCTCCGCATACTATGAAGGCGATCGTAGTAAGAGGAAGGAGTACGATGGACGTGTGGAGGAGAACAAAAAGAAGGAAAGGCATGATGCGTGGTTGCGAGAACTGGAGGTCAGGGACCAGGAGGAGCAGGAATTGAGGGCGATACGGGATAGGCTGATGAAGGGGAGGACGGCGGAGAAGCAGCAGTACTCGGAGACTGAGACGCGAGCGCTGGAAGATCAGCAGAAGAAGCAAGCAGGGCAAAACAAGGGTGGGTTTGGTGAAGTGAGGAGTGCGCTGGAAGAGAGCGAAAGGAGGAGGCCGGGAAGGATACTAGATGCTGCAGCAGAGCTATGGGAGAGGAGGAGATAA
- a CDS encoding L-arginine:L-lysine amidinotransferase: protein MAAEIHADNEWSPLKAVILGRAEHSMFPSEPEHIISATMPKQYWKEFKKDNPFPEQIVSNAQRELRNFAAVLEQHGVKVLRPKEINWRDVGGYTGSMPRDGLMSVGNTLIEAHFAWGCRRNEIDLAYSEMLSGLDHAGSSAAGRICRAPSILGHDTIYRGKDKLHKDDSGLINGALSDGSGPWAINNSRPAFDAADFMRFGKTIICQLSNVTNRKGVEYVRAVVPDGYTVEVLEVDDPKAMHIDATLLPLRQGILVYNPKRVTEEELRHHEIFSNWELYAYPLTPRRKIDPIVRLCTCARRGWC from the coding sequence ATGGCTGCCGAGATACATGCGGACAACGAATGGTCACCGCTTAAAGCGGTCATTCTTGGCAGAGCAGAACACTCGATGTTCCCTTCCGAGCCAGAGCATATAATCTCTGCGACGATGCCGAAACAGTACTGGAAGGAGTTCAAGAAGGACAATCCATTTCCTGAGCAGATCGTCAGCAATGCCCAGAGAGAGCTTAGAAACTTCGCCGCAGTCCTGGAACAACATGGTGTGAAGGTGCTCAGACCAAAAGAGATCAACTGGCGCGATGTCGGCGGCTACACAGGATCCATGCCGCGAGATGGCTTGATGTCTGTCGGAAACACACTGATCGAGGCTCACTTTGCCTGGGGCTGTCGGCGGAATGAAATTGACCTTGCGTATTCGGAAATGTTGTCAGGGCTGGACCACGCAGGAAGTTCTGCAGCCGGACGGATCTGCAGAGCACCAAGCATACTGGGTCACGACACCATCTACCGTGGAAAGGACAAGTTGCACAAAGACGATAGTGGTCTCATCAATGGCGCATTGAGTGATGGCTCTGGCCCTTGGGCTATCAACAACAGCCGGCCGGCGTTCGATGCTGCTGATTTCATGCGGTTCGGCAAAACGATCATCTGCCAATTGAGCAACGTGACCAATCGTAAGGGCGTCGAATACGTCCGAGCTGTCGTTCCCGACGGATATACCGTTGAGGTACTCGAGGTGGACGATCCAAAAGCCATGCATATCGACGCTACACTTCTGCCTCTTCGACAAGGCATCCTGGTTTATAATCCAAAGAGGGTGACCGAGGAGGAGCTTCGCCATCACGAGATCTTCAGCAACTGGGAGCTCTATGCGTATCCTTTGACCCCGAGGAGGAAGATCGACCCGATCGTGCGCCTCTGTACATGTGCTCGCCGTGGTTGGTGCTAA
- a CDS encoding Endo-1,6-beta-D-glucanase has protein sequence MSDFRQAYPETPQFMTECSTYLPTTLGLNWGVANALIPSVQNGGSGATMWVMATDPDFGPHAPWGGCAGSQGAIIVNSSTEYLKTNDYYMVGQFSCFIRRGGQNVQVTKGNEGDNLSPNQFNNIAVRNPDKSWAVVFVNNMNRTENVRLSFTGSGNVWEGVVPSSTVTTWLIPADENVPKNNTDSTMAYPFAHANRTNSTGPIGARKNETCVLPPVTTAAPTSTASTSTTPLLPVPHATHFVQQSLLSAISGKDECTNEQNVLVRDMLQSHRARHGRHR, from the coding sequence ATGTCAGACTTTCGTCAAGCATACCCAGAAACGCCCCAGTTTATGACAGAGTGCTCAACGTACCTTCCCACAACCCTCGGCCTGAACTGGGGCGTGGCCAATGCCTTGATCCCGTCCGTCCAGAACGGCGGCTCAGGGGCGACGATGTGGGTAATGGCCACAGATCCGGACTTTGGTCCTCATGCGCCCTGGGGTGGCTGCGCTGGCTCTCAGGGTGCGATTATCGTTAACTCCTCAACAGAATATTTGAAGACGAATGATTACTACATGGTAGGACAGTTCAGTTGCTTCATTCGCCGAGGCGGGCAGAATGTCCAAGTCACGAAAGGGAATGAAGGCGACAATCTCTCGCCGAACCAGTTCAATAACATCGCAGTCCGGAATCCTGATAAGTCCTGGGCCGTGGTATTTGTGAACAATATGAACCGAACGGAGAATGTACGGCTGTCGTTCACAGGGAGTGGAAATGTATGGGAGGGAGTTGTTCCCAGCTCCACTGTAACGACCTGGCTTATCCCAGCCGACGAAAACGTTCCGAAGAATAACACGGACTCGACGATGGCCTATCCTTTCGCGCATGCCAATCGGACGAATAGCACGGGCCCCATTGGAGCGAGGAAAAATGAGACCTGTGTCTTGCCACCTGTCACGACTGCTGCACCGACGTCGACTGCTTCGACTTCGACAACGCCGTTGTTACCGGTCCCGCATGCTACGCATTTTGTGCAGCAAAGTTTGTTGAGTGCAATAAGTGGCAAGGATGAGTGTACAAATGAGCAGAATGTGCTGGTGAGGGATATGTTGCAGAGTCATCGGGCGAGGCATGGAAGGCATCGTTAA
- a CDS encoding Threonine dehydratase, mitochondrial — MATEQDSETSNGTATPETNGTHTPTTPKPKHTALALTEYSANPSPPPKTPNEKPLHAGVPGHLLLPNGHPDYIRLITTAKVYDVVEQTQLSHAVNLSNRLETTVMLKREDLLPVFSFKLRGAYNKMAHLSQQERWKGVIACSAGNHAQGVAFSARKLQIPATIIMPLGTPAIKHQNVSRLGGNVVLHGADFDEAKAECNRRAVANGLTIIPPFDEPYVIAGQGTIGAEIIRQADLDKLEAIFCCVGGGGLIAGTGAYIKRFAPHVKIIGVETYDANALVQSLKLGKRVTLPEVGLFADGAAVKTVGEETFRICQDVVDHVIQVDTDDICAAIKDVFEDTRSILEPAGALSLAGLKKYVAANPSSDTRRQLVAVASGANMNFDRLRFVAERAAIGERKEALLSVTIPERPGSFAKLVETVNSMVVTEFCYRYATESAANVLIGIQCSATTRTRDVQDLIQRLEKEGMAARDISADELAKGHIRYLVGGRSNAEHERLFAFEFPERGGALYKFLTTLQPGYNISLFHYRNYGGDIGKVLAGIQCPPGEESGLEQFLRELGYGYTEETDNETYKMFMRP; from the exons ATGGCTACTGAACAAGACAGCGAGACGTCCAATGGCACCGCCACACCAGAGACCAACGGCACACACACTCCGACCACGCCAAAGCCCAAACACACAGCATTGGCATTGACGGAGTACTCGGCAAACCCATCGCCTCCCCCGAAGACACCAAATGAGAAGCCACTTCACGCTGGTGTTCCTGGGCATCTCCTATTGCCAAATGGCCACCCTGAT TACATCCGATTGATCACCACTGCAAAGGTATACGATGTGGTCGAACAAACTCAGCTGTCTCACGCCGTCAACCTGAGCAACCGATTGGAGACAACAGTCATGCTGAAGCGAGAGGATCTGCTTCCCGTCTTCTCCTTCAAGCTCCGAGGTGCTTATAACAAGATGGCTCATTTGAGCCAACAAGAACGATGGAAGGGCGTCATTGCGTGCTCTGCTGGCAACCATGCCCAAGGTGTTGCATTCTCCGCTCGAAAGCTCCAAATCCCCGCCACCATCATCATGCCATTAGGCACACCCGCAATCAAGCACCAGAACGTGTCCCGACTAGGTGGAAACGTAGTCCTGCATGGAGCTGATTTCGACGAGGCCAAGGCTGAATGCAACCGGAGGGCAGTGGCTAACGGCCTGACCATTATCCCTCCCTTCGATGAGCCCTATGTCATTGCCGGCCAGGGGACTATTGGCGCAGAGATTATTCGTCAAGCGGATCTTGACAAGCTGGAAGCAATCTTCTGCTGCGTTGGTGGTGGAGGTCTCATCGCTGGAACAGGTGCCTACATCAAGCGCTTTGCGCCACATGTCAAGATCATCGGCGTTGAGACATATGACGCGAATGCTCTGGTCCAGTCACTGAAGCTCGGCAAGCGCGTCACGCTGCCAGAGGTCGGTCTATTCGCTGATGGTGCAGCTGTCAAGACTGTGGGCGAGGAGACGTTCCGCATCTGCCAGGACGTTGTGGACCATGTCATCCAGGTCGACACTGATGATATCTGCGCCGCCATTAAGGACGTGTTCGAAGACACACGATCTATATTGGAGCCAGCTGGAGCACTCTCCTTGGCAGGACTCAAGAAGTATGTGGCTGCCAACCCATCGTCAGATACTCGCCGACAGCTTGTTGCGGTCGCTAGTGGAGCCAACATGAATTTCGACCGCCTACGTTTCGTCGCCGAACGTGCAGCTATCGGAGAGAGGAAGGAAGCACTACTATCTGTTACCATCCCAGAGCGTCCTGGATCTTTTGCCAAGCTGGTCGAAACAGTCAACTCGATGGTAGTGACCGAGTTCTGCTATCGATACGCCACCGAATCTGCTGCCAATGTCCTCATCGGTATCCAATGTTCAGCCACAACTAGAACTCGCGATGTCCAAGATCTCATTCAGCGTCTTGAGAAGGAGGGCATGGCCGCACGCGATATCAGTGCAGACGAGCTAGCTAAAGGCCACATCCGCTACTTGGTGGGTGGTCGAAGCAATGCTGAGCACGAGAGACTATTCGCTTTCGAATTCCCAGAAAGAGGCGGTGCGCTCTACAAATTTTTGACGACTCTACAGCCTGGCTACAACATAAGCCTCTTCCACTACAGGAACTATGGCGGTGACATCGGCAAAGTCCTTGCTGGTATACAATGCCCGCCTGGCGAAGAGTCAGGGTTGGAGCAATTTTTGCGCGAGTTGGGCTATGGCTACACCGAGGAGACGGACAATGAAACGTACAAGATGTTCATGCGACCGTGA